One Pecten maximus chromosome 16, xPecMax1.1, whole genome shotgun sequence DNA window includes the following coding sequences:
- the LOC117314559 gene encoding NFX1-type zinc finger-containing protein 1-like has product MIRPLARGLSKLKHYLKEETDLEKFRDDDIRVYRDTQIICSVASVSKGLIMEVQLDINQPLVRSIMKRQRQLLQCGTLICMSNDFFKGHIAFGTVVESDKEDDLTRNGIVSVEFPNSFFVNVRNPGELLTLIESKSSSLSHQSALVAVRIELDENEPLPFEKQIVYHQQDIDPPTYLTRQLVDEKGISFDCLIRISDPGDENNDMIDPKKDRQVVEDILEQTTSGVSANISGVGILSTETWPSPRDLDMDISQYRAFSDSLIHGISLIQGPPGTGKTVIALKILEMFLNNEHIWSKENIGPIILLSYTNHALDQFLKGVLDMEIMCKASETDVVRVGSQSKTKSLDKYNLSHRRKETQGTLNLAKSAVFGAEKKYKKISDAERTYLTSLIHECFLKEASAIPERLFVSLRCPSLPSLPADKTYLCRWLGIFQDDFVPKHGEEKNTYKCSLNFGTDCEDSDRVSADTEDVDLVKSPICIVTEDKQEDRRNGIKYWSIIEPTHKQAVLQEVKRRIMRTTPMSEKDESSISDVWGLSVDDRWRLYKRWIEKILKILRKDKVAVQTRFKNAFNRLKECRHSEDIRILKNARIIAMTTTRAAADNDILRRINPKIMVIEEAAEVPDHHLLAGLVPSLQHLVMIGDHQQLRPAYNDYKTAMRYDLNVSIFERLVTAGLPFQQLQFQHRMRPEIADLLTPTIYRELQNHSSVMEIEDIKGMEHNVYFLNHNEKEHADSNQDVKSHKNQHEVDFIAQLYRYLRLQGYGSEDITVLTTYKEQERLLKTAILEIEKAEKFVSDKNERKCDTNKGGDSNNCKDVKCTLNNEDFEKARVTTVDNFQGEENTIILLSLVRSNSKQTIGFLKESNRICVALSRAKAGLYVIGDCSLLRTKNNLWRQILEKAESNGFIGTSLTLRCRNHPQNKTNVSRASDFQKVPSGGCSLKCSAKLICGHECPLMCHADDPDHDRRPCTAICDKPCSLGHKCQSRCSHCRGNCSPCDFKVSKILPKCGHTVNVPCHKKPDGFQCTRRCENKLECGHRCQKQCGLACNTIEDCKELVKIPADCGHVIQTACHTKHNPVCNVNCSAKLQCGHLCKGTCHSCFAGHFHQKCKETIEITQHCGHTTTISCIQEYWNQKYGGNLLKCREPCEWRCEHDACGMRCGEPCDRTPCNVRCSVKLKCRHLCDLLLCGHNGDHWCRKCSSGSVSGRLKGKWTVGLNPRHIRLRRCGCIFETKVLDDYLLHHCSRSSERPRCPNCRCEIYDNRYFSLLRNAQREESVYTRSHWSRLTEARYHNHSNTILTKAQSLLNEVSEQVHTWRCIELQTEFIECVCFIYKAAKYHITDESVPWRCAYIYGRLCERLRREHDIFSVQEIRELTYLVPKLIISLKSCILKNTFKRKSAKMCSLLHGCENIYDKKSTFYMEKVQKLDPMLFDTIELCRF; this is encoded by the coding sequence ATGATTCGTCCACTTGCCCGCGGTTTGTCCAAATTGAAACACTATTTGAAAGAAGAGACAGATCTTGAGAAATTTCGTGACGATGATATTCGGGTCTATCGTGATACTCAAATCATCTGTAGTGTCGCTAGTGTTTCGAAAGGTCTGATAATGGAAGTACAACTCGACATAAATCAACCATTGGTGAGAAGCATAATGAAGAGACAACGACAGCTATTGCAGTGCGGCACTTTGATCTGTATGTCAAATGATTTTTTCAAAGGACATATTGCGTTCGGAACTGTTGTTGAAAGTGACAAAGAAGATGATTTAACAAGGAATGGCATCGTATCTGTCGAATTTCCTAATAGCTTTTTTGTAAACGTAAGAAACCCCGGGGAGCTGCTAACATTAATAGAGAGCAAAAGCAGTTCCCTTTCTCACCAGAGTGCTCTAGTGGCCGTTAGGATAGAGCTAGATGAAAATGAACCGCTACCTTTTGAAAAACAGATTGTATATCATCAGCAAGACATCGACCCTCCAACATACTTAACTCGCCAACTCGTTGACGAAAAGGGGATTTCTTTTGATTGTCTCATACGGATATCTGACCCGGGGGATGAAAATAATGATATGATCGATCCTAAAAAAGACAGACAGGTTGTTGAGGACATACTTGAGCAGACCACTTCAGGCGTTAGTGCTAATATATCAGGTGTCGGCATTTTGAGCACAGAAACATGGCCTTCCCCAAGAGACTTGGATATGGATATTTCCCAGTACCGAGCATTTTCAGACTCGTTAATTCACGGAATATCTTTGATCCAAGGACCCCCTGGAACCGGAAAAACAGTAATTGCGTTGAAAATATTAGAAATGTTCCTTAACAACGAACACATCTGGAGCAAAGAGAACATTGGGCCAATAATTCTTCTAAGCTATACAAATCATGCTCTTGATCAGTTTCTTAAGGGTGTACTAGATATGGAAATTATGTGTAAAGCTTCAGAAACAGATGTTGTCAGAGTTGGTTCGCAATCAAAGACCAAAAGCTTAGACAAATATAATCTTTCACATCGTAGAAAGGAAACGCAAGGAACTCTAAACTTGGCAAAATCAGCAGTATTTGGcgcagaaaaaaaatacaaaaaaatttCAGATGCCGAAAGAACCTACCTCACGTCACTCATCCATGAATGTTTTTTGAAGGAAGCTTCTGCAATTCCGGAACGCCTCTTCGTGTCGTTAAGGTGCCCGTCACTACCGTCATTACCAGCAGATAAAACATATCTTTGCAGATGGCTCGGTATTTTTCAGGATGACTTTGTCCCGAAGCATGGAGAAGAGAAAAATACCTATAAGTGCAGCTTAAATTTCGGAACCGATTGCGAAGACAGTGACCGTGTATCGGCCGACACCGAAGATGTAGATCTTGTTAAATCACCTATTTGTATTGTAACGGAAGACAAACAGGAGGATCGACGTAATGGCATCAAATACTGGTCTATCATTGAACCAACTCACAAGCAAGCGGTTCTCCAAGAAGTAAAACGCCGCATAATGCGGACTACACCTATGTCGGAAAAAGATGAAAGTAGCATCTCAGACGTTTGGGGTCTGTCTGTTGACGACCGCTGGAGGCTTTACAAACGCTGGATAGaaaaaattcttaaaatttTGAGGAAAGACAAGGTTGCAGTACAAACCAGATTCAAAAATGCATTCAACAGACTCAAGGAATGCCGACATTCGGAAGACATCAGGATTTTAAAAAACGCTAGAATCATAGCTATGACGACAACACGAGCTGCAGCCGACAACGACATACTTCGGAGGATAAATCCGAAGATTATGGTTATTGAGGAAGCCGCAGAGGTACCTGACCACCATTTATTGGCAGGTTTGGTCCCATCACTTCAGCATTTGGTGATGATCGGGGACCACCAACAGCTCAGACCAGCCTACAATGATTACAAGACAGCCATGCGATATGACTTAAACGTGTCGATCTTTGAGCGTCTCGTTACAGCTGGACTTCCATTTCAACAATTGCAGTTCCAGCACAGGATGAGACCTGAAATTGCGGATTTGTTGACTCCTACTATATATCGGGAGTTACAAAACCACTCGAGTGTTATGGAGATAGAGGATATCAAAGGAATGGAACACAATGTTTACTTTCTGAACCATAATGAAAAAGAACATGCCGACTCCAATCAGGATGTGAAAAGTCATAAAAATCAACACGAAGTTGACTTTATTGCACAGTTATATCGATACCTACGTCTCCAAGGATACGGAAGTGAAGATATCACTGTACTAACGACGTACAAAGAGCAAGAGAGACTTCTAAAAACAGCTATTTTAGAAATCGAAAAAGCAGAGAAGTTCGTATCAGACAAAAATGAACGCAAATGTGACACAAACAAGGGCGGTGACTCAAATAATTGCAAAGACGTAAAATGTACACTGAATAACGAAGATTTTGAAAAGGCACGTGTCACAACCGTAGATAATTTCCAAGGAGaagaaaatacaataattttGTTGTCACTCGTTCGAAGCAACTCCAAACAAACCATTGGCTTTTTGAAGGAATCAAACCGAATTTGCGTCGCTTTATCTAGAGCAAAAGCTGGACTGTACGTAATAGGTGATTGTTCATTACTTCGCACAAAGAATAATCTTTGGAGACAGATACTCGAGAAAGCGGAATCAAATGGGTTTATTGGAACATCACTGACACTTCGCTGCAGAAACCATCCTCAGAATAAGACAAATGTTTCAAGGGCAAGCGATTTTCAAAAGGTTCCCTCTGGAGGGTGCTCTCTTAAATGTTCTGCAAAGCTCATCTGCGGGCATGAATGTCCGCTAATGTGCCATGCAGATGATCCAGACCACGACCGAAGGCCATGCACTGCTATTTGTGATAAACCATGTTCGTTAGGGCACAAATGTCAATCCAGGTGTTCACATTGTCGTGGAAACTGCTCACCATGCGATTTCAAAGTATCGAAGATTCTACCGAAATGTGGACATACCGTAAACGTACCATGTCATAAAAAACCGGATGGTTTCCAGTGTACAAGACGTTGTGAAAATAAACTTGAATGTGGACACCGTTGTCAAAAACAGTGTGGACTCGCCTGTAACACAATTGAAGACTGTAAAGAATTAGTGAAGATTCCAGCCGACTGTGGACATGTGATACAGACAGCTTGTCACACTAAACATAATCCTGTCTGCAATGTCAATTGTAGCGCAAAACTACAATGTGGTCACTTGTGTAAGGGGACTTGTCACTCCTGTTTTGCTGGCCACTTTCATCAGAAATGTAAGGAAACGATAGAGATAACACAGCACTGCGGTCACACAACAACAATAAGTTGTATCCAGGAATATTGGAACCAAAAGTACGGAGGAAACCTTTTGAAATGTCGGGAACCATGTGAGTGGAGATGTGAGCACGACGCTTGTGGAATGAGATGTGGGGAACCATGCGATAGGACACCATGCAATGTTCGTTGTTCTGTAAAACTAAAATGTCGCCATTTGTGTGATCTTTTATTGTGTGGTCACAATGGCGACCACTGGTGTCGGAAATGTTCAAGTGGATCAGTAAGTGGACGACTGAAGGGAAAATGGACTGTCGGCCTGAATCCACGACATATCAGGTTACGAAGATGTGGGTGTATTTTCGAAACCAAGGTGTTAGACGATTATTTATTGCACCACTGTTCTAGATCATCCGAGAGGCCGAGATGTCCGAACTGCCGATGTGAAATATATGACAATCGATACTTCAGTTTACTTCGAAATGCACAAAGAGAAGAGTCGGTCTATACAAGAAGCCACTGGAGTAGATTGACAGAGGCTAGGTATCACAATCACTCAAACACAATATTGACAAAAGCACAAAGTCTTCTGAACGAAGTCAGTGAGCAAGTTCATACCTGGAGATGTATTGAACTTCAGACAGAGTTCATAgaatgtgtttgttttatttacaaagcTGCAAAATATCATATCACTGATGAATCCGTGCCATGGAGATGTGCTTATATATATGGTCGGCTTTGTGAACGCCTAAGACGAGAGCATGATATCTTCTCAGTCCAGGAAATCAGGGAACTCACATACCTAGTTCCAAAATTGATCATATCATTAAAGAGTtgcatcttaaaaaacacatttaaacgCAAATCTGCGAAAATGTGCTCCCTCTTGCATGGATGTGAGAACATTTACGATAAAAAGTCCACCTTTTACATGGAAAAAGTTCAGAAACTTGATCCAATGCTTTTTGATACGATAGAACTGTGCAGGTTTTAA
- the LOC117314787 gene encoding uncharacterized protein LOC117314787 — MLALILACLSVLGRMYCFNIPTQSRASPHFLLGTALGHVSHPDQTSGLCASRVHPNILYAHNDKGDGPKLYAISALTGEQKKTIHIYGAHNHDWEDIACGPCDGSGGHCIYIGDIGDHSGDGARNIIYKIREPAVMDLMGGDITVDVEAQLRFIWNPPQQDSETLMVDPQGNVYVISKVANGKGQVGMIDSSAWENSTIAVVANLTTLPLSTGNEDPSGGDISLDGNEILIQTHHQVFYWQRTPGSSVRDTLMQNPISVPFHYNKHVDSVAWDAQGRGYYTLSEEEHDKLYYYARQ; from the exons CTTCGCCACATTTCTTACTCGGAACTGCTTTGGGCCACGTTTCCCATCCTGATCAGACTTCCGGTTTATGCGCCAGCAGAGTACATCCAAACATTCTATATGCTCACAATGATAAGGGGGATGGACCTAAACTGTACGCCATCAGTGCTCTCACTGGGGAACAAAAG AAGACTATTCACATATATGGTGCTCATAACCATGATTGGGAAGACATCGCGTGTGGGCCGTGCGACGGAAGTGGGGGGCACtgcatatatatag GAGATATTGGTGATCACTCTGGAGACGGTGCTCGGaatattatttacaaaatcCGGGAGCCAGCTGTCATGGATTTGATGGGTGGAGACATAACTGTCGATGTTGAGGCACAACTTCGTttcat ATGGAACCCTCCCCAGCAGGACAGTGAGACGCTTATGGTAGACCCCCAGGGTAACGTTTATGTAATATCCAAG GTAGCCAATGGCAAAGGTCAAGTCGGGATGATTGACAGCTCCGCCTGGGAAAACTCCACTATAGCTGTTGTAGCTAACCTCACTACCCTGCCTCTTTCGACTGGAAATGAAGATCCATCGGGTGGAGATATTTCCCTTGACGGTAATGAGATTTTAATACAAACTCATCACCAGGTATTCTATTGGCAGAGAACTCCTGGAAGTAGTGTGAGAGACACGCTCATGCAAAATCCTATTAGTGTTCCTTTCCACTATAACAAACACGTGGATTCAGTTGCCTGGGACGCACAGGGAAGGGGGTATTACACCCTCTCCGAGGAAGAGCACGATAAGCTATATTACTACGCTAGACAGTAA